In Alteromonas sp. V450, the following proteins share a genomic window:
- a CDS encoding entericidin A/B family lipoprotein yields the protein MEMLKLKSLKQRLLAIVIATTFGILGGCATIEGAGKDIQSAGEAVEEGAEEASN from the coding sequence ATGGAAATGTTAAAACTAAAATCGTTAAAGCAGAGACTTTTAGCTATAGTCATTGCGACAACTTTCGGCATTTTAGGTGGGTGCGCAACGATCGAAGGCGCGGGCAAAGATATTCAAAGTGCCGGCGAGGCCGTCGAAGAAGGTGCTGAGGAAGCATCAAACTAG
- a CDS encoding LysR family transcriptional regulator, whose protein sequence is MNLNRIDLNLFAVFDAIYTAGSLTKAADVLCITQPAVSNSLARLREMLNDPLFVRTGHSMTPTPVAQNIIVPARQALALLRKSVQESHTFDPLTAEKSFNFASRDLLEASIMPRLVARLQNLAPNIALTNYEIPRSQVVSAMAAGSLDFFADASTFTDPHLCKEKIAQDRFVVLARKNHPALKNGLNLDTFLRLGHVNVSQRKSGAGPIDVALDKMGKRRKEVMRGQHFLTVPSTIVKTDLITCLPFHLAKHYDLAIYEVPFELPPVEYFLYWHVSADHDYAHMWMREQIMEVASNFKPH, encoded by the coding sequence ATGAATCTCAATAGAATTGATTTGAACCTTTTCGCAGTATTCGACGCCATATACACGGCAGGGAGTTTAACGAAGGCCGCAGATGTCTTATGTATTACTCAGCCAGCAGTAAGTAACTCGCTGGCGAGATTACGAGAAATGCTAAACGACCCCTTGTTCGTTCGCACCGGTCACAGTATGACCCCTACTCCTGTGGCACAAAATATTATCGTGCCAGCGCGTCAGGCATTAGCACTTTTACGAAAGAGTGTTCAAGAAAGCCATACCTTCGACCCTTTAACTGCAGAAAAATCATTCAATTTCGCTAGCCGCGATCTCCTTGAGGCTAGTATCATGCCGAGACTTGTAGCAAGGCTTCAAAACTTGGCCCCTAATATTGCATTGACTAACTATGAGATCCCCCGTAGCCAAGTTGTTTCAGCCATGGCCGCCGGGTCTCTCGACTTCTTTGCCGATGCTTCTACGTTTACAGATCCTCACCTTTGCAAAGAAAAAATCGCGCAAGACAGGTTTGTCGTGTTGGCAAGAAAAAACCACCCTGCACTTAAAAATGGTTTAAATTTAGACACATTTCTTCGTTTAGGTCATGTCAATGTATCACAGCGTAAGTCAGGCGCCGGCCCCATTGATGTCGCTCTTGATAAGATGGGTAAACGGAGAAAAGAAGTAATGAGAGGGCAACATTTTCTTACCGTGCCTAGCACCATAGTAAAGACAGATTTAATTACCTGTTTACCTTTTCACCTAGCCAAACACTATGACCTTGCTATTTACGAAGTACCTTTTGAACTGCCTCCGGTTGAATATTTTTTATACTGGCATGTAAGTGCAGATCACGACTACGCCCATATGTGGATGCGAGAGCAAATTATGGAAGTTGCCAGCAACTTCAAACCGCATTAG
- a CDS encoding mechanosensitive ion channel family protein, which translates to MELPQIDEAYKLVSKKLEGWIEGAITLLPNIVVAFLIAIVFGVIAKAAGNVLGKVMRRTFESRQIAGLLTSIIKSLIILAGIFIALDFVGLKGTVTSLLAGAGIVGLAIGFAFQDMTENFIAGVAMGIRKPFEIGDVIEAEGVFGNVKEINLRNTLVETFYGQLEVIPNKILFRNILTNYSSLGYRRLEIPVGISYADDIEQAADVLTEAMNKKDYVIRKEETAVYAESFGDSSINLLLWFWIRYPGEPGFMVVRHDAISTVKKVLDENDILIPFPIRTLDFNAKGGDKLNSMLEARSKDRHGNKNSSSSNETSDVNAKDGSANSAEE; encoded by the coding sequence ATGGAGCTACCGCAAATAGACGAAGCATACAAGCTTGTGAGTAAAAAACTCGAAGGTTGGATCGAAGGCGCAATCACTTTGCTCCCTAACATTGTTGTTGCGTTTTTAATTGCGATTGTGTTTGGCGTCATCGCGAAGGCAGCGGGCAATGTACTCGGCAAGGTAATGCGCCGGACATTCGAGTCGCGTCAGATAGCAGGGTTACTCACCTCAATAATTAAATCATTGATCATTCTAGCCGGCATTTTTATCGCGCTTGATTTTGTTGGTTTAAAAGGCACTGTGACCTCACTTCTCGCTGGCGCAGGTATTGTTGGACTAGCAATTGGTTTTGCTTTTCAGGATATGACAGAAAACTTCATTGCTGGCGTTGCGATGGGCATTCGAAAACCATTTGAAATTGGTGATGTGATAGAAGCGGAAGGCGTGTTTGGAAACGTAAAAGAAATCAACTTACGCAATACGTTGGTTGAGACGTTTTATGGACAGCTTGAAGTTATCCCCAACAAGATTTTATTTCGAAATATACTGACCAACTATTCATCGCTTGGCTACCGCCGCCTCGAGATCCCTGTAGGTATTTCTTATGCAGACGATATCGAGCAAGCGGCTGACGTATTAACAGAGGCGATGAATAAAAAAGATTACGTTATCCGCAAAGAAGAGACTGCGGTGTACGCAGAATCGTTTGGTGATTCGAGTATCAATCTCTTGCTTTGGTTTTGGATAAGATATCCCGGCGAACCTGGCTTCATGGTAGTTAGACATGACGCGATAAGCACCGTCAAGAAAGTGCTAGATGAAAATGACATTCTTATTCCCTTCCCCATCAGGACGTTGGACTTCAACGCCAAAGGCGGTGACAAACTTAATTCAATGCTTGAGGCGCGCAGTAAAGATAGACATGGAAATAAAAATTCAAGTTCGTCAAATGAAACATCTGACGTAAACGCAAAAGACGGTTCTGCTAATTCTGCAGAAGAGTAA
- a CDS encoding 4a-hydroxytetrahydrobiopterin dehydratase: protein MTTKLTDQEIKQQLDTLNQIVCDDVLWERDGDAIIKTFTFKSFIRAFGWMSQIAMWAEKLKHHPEWFNVYNRVEVRLTTHDVEGLSELDFSLASKMEKFK, encoded by the coding sequence ATGACAACTAAACTTACTGATCAAGAAATAAAACAACAACTCGACACGCTCAATCAAATAGTGTGTGACGATGTGCTGTGGGAGCGCGACGGAGATGCAATTATTAAAACATTCACTTTTAAGAGTTTTATTCGAGCTTTTGGATGGATGTCGCAAATTGCAATGTGGGCTGAGAAGCTCAAACATCATCCTGAGTGGTTTAATGTTTATAATCGTGTAGAAGTTCGATTAACAACGCATGATGTTGAAGGTTTGAGTGAATTAGACTTTTCATTGGCATCAAAAATGGAAAAATTTAAATAA
- a CDS encoding TonB-dependent siderophore receptor: MNFKTRKTAVAAFVGAALFCSSTSGYAQNAESDNEQEAKKDVELILVTGSFVRRSENFDSPSPLAVVDSVAIDAIGAKNIADITQTLTINTGAENNPDAFTQNATAGTSNINLRGLGVASTLVLLNNKRQVVNAQPTNEGLNFVDTSSLVPMIAIDRMEVVKDGASALYGSDAVAGVVNFITKRNYDGAMVSVDYQDGAHGDNKEYILQGLWGATGEKGNVIAAISYTNRSPLFISDRRLSRPQDDTSALGNPASFFIAPGVPVIDPFGCEEFGGYPQVLAPSGTVPGLDVGLCGFDFGPYYSYVPDESRINAYTRAEYEFTDSITWTTEIGMARNRAERGGAPSFPILTAPVVPDYHPQNPFGRSVAFFGRAEGNGQPGDAANTESDTFRFSTNLQGVTDSGFWEISYTRAVNDFVFSVPDVLNTEFQLALLGFGGSDCNPVTGTPGVGSCQFFNPFATSYTSAPNSEYVINSFTGRQVIDSKADLEVFEAFTSFDTFEMGGGYAALALGIQYRENQLSQDYDELSNQDSFTFVIGNPDLDGSQDVWAAFGELALPINDELDVQLALRYEDYGGSIGSTVDPKLAISWRASEEFSLRGSISTSFRAPTVFLAQGGATSLQQVVDPVQGAQAFVAVRTSGNEDLKPEESTAYNLGFSYEPFRDLSVEVDYWNFEFEDLIIQENAQALLNADPTNTDRIVRAGDPLNGPVLQINNTYVNASSLETSGVDFVTSYKMETGLGNFTPSIQATYITKYDLSDPQAGAIDGAGRRNFNNIGVSSPELRMNIGLAWQHDVHAANIFLRYISSYDDDQNCADGSSNTAGCANGFYEIDSIVTVDAQYNIDLGSVFDTDQSYVLTVGGINLFDEEPPQVFTNSGFDSKVHDPRGRQIYARLAVEF, encoded by the coding sequence ATGAATTTTAAAACGCGTAAGACCGCAGTCGCTGCTTTTGTTGGCGCTGCGCTATTTTGTTCTTCAACTTCTGGTTACGCTCAAAATGCAGAGAGCGATAATGAACAGGAGGCTAAAAAGGACGTCGAGCTCATCCTTGTTACCGGTAGTTTTGTACGTCGAAGCGAAAATTTTGACTCTCCTTCTCCTCTTGCTGTCGTCGACAGCGTGGCGATAGATGCAATAGGTGCTAAAAATATTGCTGATATAACGCAAACGCTAACCATAAATACTGGGGCTGAAAACAACCCAGATGCATTCACCCAAAACGCCACAGCAGGTACATCAAATATTAACTTGAGAGGCTTAGGCGTGGCCTCTACGTTAGTTCTGCTTAACAATAAAAGGCAAGTAGTTAATGCACAGCCTACGAACGAAGGTCTGAATTTTGTAGACACAAGCTCTTTGGTGCCTATGATAGCGATAGACCGAATGGAAGTCGTAAAAGACGGCGCTTCAGCATTATACGGCTCAGATGCGGTAGCTGGCGTTGTTAACTTTATTACAAAGCGAAATTACGATGGCGCTATGGTGAGTGTTGATTATCAAGACGGTGCCCATGGCGACAACAAAGAATACATATTGCAGGGCCTCTGGGGGGCGACGGGCGAAAAAGGCAACGTGATTGCTGCCATCAGCTACACCAATCGCTCTCCGCTTTTTATCAGCGACAGACGTTTAAGTAGACCGCAGGATGACACGAGTGCACTTGGCAATCCAGCTAGTTTTTTCATTGCACCAGGTGTGCCCGTAATAGACCCCTTTGGTTGTGAAGAGTTCGGTGGATACCCACAAGTACTTGCACCAAGCGGCACAGTACCGGGTTTAGATGTGGGGCTGTGTGGATTTGACTTCGGTCCTTACTACTCTTATGTTCCCGACGAAAGCCGTATTAACGCTTACACTCGAGCTGAATACGAATTTACAGACAGCATTACGTGGACGACAGAGATTGGCATGGCGAGAAACCGTGCTGAGCGGGGTGGAGCGCCGAGCTTTCCAATACTTACTGCCCCCGTTGTGCCAGACTATCATCCTCAAAATCCTTTTGGACGTTCTGTCGCATTTTTTGGAAGGGCTGAAGGCAACGGGCAGCCAGGTGATGCGGCCAATACCGAATCTGATACTTTCCGTTTCAGTACTAACCTTCAAGGCGTGACAGACTCAGGGTTTTGGGAGATAAGCTATACAAGGGCAGTTAACGATTTCGTATTTAGCGTACCGGATGTGCTGAATACTGAATTCCAACTTGCGTTGTTAGGCTTTGGGGGCTCTGATTGTAACCCTGTCACAGGCACGCCGGGTGTTGGTAGCTGTCAGTTTTTTAATCCATTTGCAACTTCCTACACTAGTGCACCGAACTCAGAGTATGTAATTAACTCATTTACTGGACGACAGGTTATCGACTCGAAAGCAGACCTAGAGGTATTTGAGGCGTTTACATCATTCGATACATTTGAAATGGGTGGTGGCTATGCCGCATTAGCGTTGGGTATTCAATATCGTGAAAACCAGCTTTCGCAAGACTACGATGAATTATCCAATCAAGACAGCTTTACATTCGTCATCGGTAACCCTGATTTGGATGGTAGCCAAGACGTGTGGGCTGCGTTTGGTGAACTTGCACTGCCAATAAATGATGAGCTAGATGTTCAACTTGCGCTGCGTTACGAAGATTACGGCGGTAGTATTGGTAGCACAGTAGATCCGAAGCTGGCTATATCATGGCGTGCATCTGAGGAGTTTTCGTTAAGGGGCTCTATCTCCACCTCGTTTAGAGCGCCAACGGTGTTCTTAGCACAAGGTGGTGCCACATCGCTTCAACAAGTAGTTGATCCTGTACAAGGTGCTCAAGCTTTTGTGGCGGTGAGAACTTCCGGTAATGAAGACCTTAAGCCAGAGGAATCGACTGCGTATAATCTCGGTTTTTCATACGAGCCATTCAGAGACTTATCGGTTGAGGTGGATTACTGGAACTTTGAATTTGAAGATCTTATTATTCAAGAAAATGCACAAGCGCTGCTGAATGCCGATCCCACAAACACCGACCGCATTGTACGTGCTGGTGACCCACTAAATGGGCCGGTACTTCAAATTAACAATACCTATGTTAATGCTAGTTCTCTTGAAACTTCTGGTGTTGATTTTGTAACAAGTTACAAAATGGAAACCGGGTTAGGTAACTTTACGCCGTCAATTCAGGCTACTTATATTACCAAATACGATTTGAGTGACCCACAAGCAGGAGCTATTGATGGCGCAGGGCGTCGCAACTTTAATAACATTGGTGTTTCCTCTCCAGAATTACGTATGAATATTGGTCTTGCCTGGCAACATGACGTGCATGCTGCGAATATTTTCTTGCGTTATATTTCATCATACGATGATGACCAAAACTGTGCAGACGGTTCATCAAATACTGCTGGCTGTGCCAACGGCTTCTATGAAATTGATAGCATAGTAACGGTGGATGCGCAGTACAATATCGATCTTGGCAGCGTATTTGATACAGACCAAAGTTACGTGTTAACGGTTGGCGGTATCAACCTATTTGACGAAGAGCCTCCTCAAGTGTTCACTAATAGTGGCTTCGACTCTAAAGTACATGATCCTAGAGGGCGGCAAATTTATGCAAGGCTAGCCGTAGAGTTTTAA
- a CDS encoding cytosine permease, with translation MKSTSSDIDISQVSDEQLPVAKHKLKGWKHFMGLYAGEHVAATEFVFGATFVALGASMTDILLGLLIGNLLAVLSWTLITTPIAVETRLSLYSYLQKIAGDSMTKLYNWANVFIFTVISAAMITVSATAVRFALNIPAQLNWYPTNLAFVAVVLAVGVIVVFVAMYGFNAVSDFSRICAPWLFTMFICGPLILMPALAESVIGQTFLTSWDDFMHIGSTSVWTGLTQSGEPGIGLLEVIGFSWAANTITHFGLIDMALLRFAKRKRYGLCTSAGMLFGHYVAWISAGIMGAGTAVIVQKSIVELDPGDVAFHALGLSGLVIVIVAGWTTANANLYRAGLAAQAIFKDKSRTKTTAIVGMVTVAIACFPFVFTKLLPLLTYAGLLVVPVGAIVFAEHMIFPRIGFTRYWAHYQSLTHSTPAVVSWGLGLVFGFGLNALDVMSFYYLFIPTWLFTIAVYTAMASKYGAKKTYPEQEAQLNAFNARVETHQQREADLASDHVEDISAFSKLLRLTSVASLVVSIALAFKTFSFSDTLTVYESNRDLFFNIGFACTVIYFVTAYWAMRRQKALQS, from the coding sequence ATGAAGTCAACGTCGAGCGATATTGATATTTCACAAGTAAGCGATGAACAATTGCCCGTCGCTAAACATAAGTTAAAAGGCTGGAAACATTTCATGGGCTTATATGCCGGTGAGCATGTTGCCGCCACTGAGTTTGTGTTCGGTGCCACCTTTGTTGCACTTGGCGCATCCATGACCGACATTTTGCTGGGCTTACTCATCGGTAACTTACTCGCTGTTTTAAGCTGGACGTTGATCACCACGCCTATTGCAGTTGAGACTAGGTTAAGCCTGTATTCTTATCTTCAGAAAATAGCCGGCGATTCGATGACCAAGCTCTATAACTGGGCAAATGTGTTTATTTTTACCGTGATATCGGCCGCTATGATAACTGTATCGGCAACAGCCGTGCGTTTTGCGTTAAATATACCTGCACAGTTAAATTGGTATCCAACAAATCTAGCCTTTGTTGCCGTGGTACTTGCTGTGGGCGTCATTGTTGTCTTTGTCGCTATGTATGGGTTTAACGCCGTATCTGACTTCTCACGTATTTGTGCACCGTGGTTGTTCACCATGTTCATTTGCGGCCCGCTTATTCTTATGCCTGCGCTTGCTGAGTCTGTAATAGGGCAAACGTTTTTAACATCGTGGGATGACTTTATGCATATCGGTAGTACATCGGTATGGACGGGGTTAACCCAAAGCGGTGAACCAGGTATTGGTTTACTAGAAGTTATTGGCTTCTCGTGGGCAGCAAACACCATAACCCATTTTGGCCTTATTGATATGGCGTTGCTGCGCTTTGCTAAGCGCAAACGCTACGGCCTTTGCACATCTGCGGGCATGTTATTCGGTCACTACGTTGCATGGATTTCAGCGGGTATTATGGGCGCAGGAACAGCGGTTATTGTGCAAAAATCTATTGTTGAGTTAGACCCAGGTGATGTGGCTTTCCATGCATTAGGTTTGTCTGGGCTTGTCATCGTTATTGTAGCCGGTTGGACCACGGCAAATGCAAACCTTTATCGCGCTGGGCTTGCGGCACAAGCTATTTTTAAAGATAAATCACGCACTAAAACCACAGCGATTGTCGGTATGGTTACAGTTGCTATTGCATGCTTCCCATTCGTATTTACCAAATTATTGCCGCTGTTGACATACGCAGGGTTACTGGTTGTTCCCGTAGGTGCCATTGTGTTTGCTGAACACATGATTTTCCCTCGTATAGGGTTTACTCGATACTGGGCGCATTACCAAAGCCTTACTCACAGTACACCAGCGGTAGTCAGCTGGGGACTGGGGCTTGTGTTCGGTTTTGGTTTGAATGCCTTAGATGTTATGTCTTTCTATTATTTATTTATACCTACGTGGCTTTTCACCATTGCTGTGTATACAGCTATGGCCTCGAAATATGGTGCAAAGAAAACATATCCCGAGCAAGAAGCACAATTAAATGCTTTTAATGCCCGTGTTGAAACACATCAGCAGCGAGAAGCAGATTTAGCAAGCGATCACGTTGAAGATATCAGCGCCTTTTCTAAACTGTTGCGCTTAACTTCAGTGGCTAGCTTGGTTGTTTCTATAGCACTGGCATTTAAAACATTTTCTTTTAGTGACACGCTTACTGTGTATGAGTCGAACCGAGACTTATTCTTCAATATTGGGTTCGCGTGCACGGTTATCTATTTCGTTACTGCGTATTGGGCGATGCGTCGCCAAAAAGCGCTACAAAGCTAA
- a CDS encoding MaoC family dehydratase: MKTLLDLSVGETLEQTGWLTVTQEIINQFAEATGDHQWIHLDAERCEKESPFRTTIAHGFLTASLMPKAFAEVISPSENIASMINYGIDKLRFLEPVKSNDAVKYQFKLVDVSDKPQGKLFKVEASCIVKSTGNPALVGGFLMLAVLK, from the coding sequence ATGAAAACACTTTTAGATTTGTCAGTGGGAGAAACACTAGAGCAGACTGGCTGGCTAACCGTAACACAGGAAATTATTAATCAGTTTGCTGAAGCAACCGGTGACCACCAATGGATCCACTTAGATGCTGAAAGGTGCGAAAAAGAAAGCCCTTTTAGAACAACAATCGCACATGGGTTCCTTACTGCCAGTTTAATGCCTAAAGCATTTGCGGAAGTCATATCGCCGAGCGAGAATATTGCCTCAATGATCAATTACGGAATTGATAAACTACGCTTTTTGGAACCCGTGAAAAGCAATGATGCGGTCAAGTATCAATTCAAACTTGTAGATGTTAGTGATAAGCCGCAGGGTAAGCTGTTTAAGGTGGAAGCAAGCTGCATAGTTAAGTCAACGGGTAACCCGGCGCTTGTTGGAGGCTTTCTCATGTTGGCCGTGCTTAAATAG
- a CDS encoding mannitol dehydrogenase family protein, whose amino-acid sequence MLSQTSISLNRANLSSLPNDVKRPAYDVENVQTGIVHIGVGGFHRAHEAMYVDRLMAKTGDLTWGICGVGLRENDRAMKKVFDEQDNLYTLVEKHNDGARSASVIGAMTGFLMAPDDPQAVIEKMADPEVRIVSLTITEGGYNFDASTGEFITTNPDVIHDIENPKQPKLVFGYLVAALKKRKESNIKPFTVMSCDNIQHNGHVLKKMLLAYIELFDQSFAAWVNENVSFPNSMVDRITPATTSEDIVTLEAHGVKDRWPVVCEPFDQWVIEDDFCNTKPSFDVVGAQFVNDVAPYEKLKLRMLNAGHSVLGLVGSVAGLSTIHESVEAAQLKQLLSIFMEKEVMPTLDKVEGIDVFDYRDTLLSRFSNPFIKDTLARICLESSAKLPVFLLPTVRDNLAAGRDVSISALVVACWAYYSEKHASQDGKPLEINDILADKLHQTAKQRDVNELSFLELEEVFGELAKNDVFSVYYKKLLKRLHQNEPVLSMSESLSKTKLNMQNVNVF is encoded by the coding sequence ATGCTATCTCAAACGTCTATTTCATTGAATAGAGCGAACTTATCGTCGTTACCCAATGACGTTAAGCGTCCAGCTTATGATGTGGAGAATGTTCAAACGGGTATTGTCCACATTGGTGTGGGTGGTTTTCATCGTGCGCATGAAGCCATGTACGTAGACAGATTAATGGCAAAAACCGGCGATTTGACATGGGGTATTTGCGGTGTCGGCCTTCGCGAAAATGACCGTGCGATGAAAAAAGTGTTCGACGAACAAGATAACCTCTATACCTTGGTAGAAAAACACAATGACGGCGCTCGTAGTGCATCAGTGATTGGCGCAATGACAGGTTTTCTAATGGCGCCGGACGATCCGCAAGCAGTCATTGAAAAAATGGCTGACCCCGAAGTGCGCATTGTATCTTTGACTATTACCGAAGGTGGATACAACTTTGATGCGTCTACAGGAGAGTTCATTACCACGAACCCTGATGTAATTCACGATATTGAAAATCCTAAACAACCTAAGTTGGTTTTTGGTTATCTGGTTGCTGCGCTTAAAAAGCGTAAGGAAAGCAATATTAAGCCGTTTACTGTTATGTCGTGTGACAATATCCAACATAACGGTCATGTGCTTAAGAAGATGTTGCTTGCGTACATTGAGTTGTTCGATCAATCGTTTGCGGCCTGGGTAAATGAAAACGTAAGTTTTCCTAACTCGATGGTAGATAGAATAACGCCTGCAACAACCAGCGAAGATATCGTTACGTTAGAAGCTCACGGCGTCAAAGACCGCTGGCCAGTGGTATGTGAACCTTTCGACCAATGGGTTATTGAGGATGATTTCTGTAACACTAAGCCTTCTTTTGACGTCGTTGGCGCACAGTTCGTGAACGATGTGGCGCCTTACGAAAAGCTTAAGCTTCGCATGCTCAATGCGGGGCATTCTGTGTTGGGGCTAGTTGGTTCGGTTGCTGGCCTTAGTACTATTCATGAGAGTGTAGAAGCGGCGCAGCTAAAGCAGTTACTGTCTATTTTCATGGAAAAGGAGGTCATGCCGACGTTGGATAAAGTTGAAGGGATTGATGTATTTGACTATCGCGATACGTTACTTTCGCGATTTTCAAACCCTTTCATAAAGGACACGCTAGCACGTATTTGCCTTGAAAGCTCTGCCAAATTACCGGTATTTTTACTGCCGACAGTAAGAGATAACCTGGCTGCAGGGCGTGACGTAAGCATTAGTGCACTAGTGGTAGCATGTTGGGCATATTACTCTGAAAAACATGCTTCACAAGATGGAAAACCTCTAGAAATTAATGACATTCTCGCCGATAAGCTACACCAAACAGCAAAACAGAGAGACGTAAATGAGCTTAGCTTTCTCGAGTTAGAAGAGGTGTTTGGTGAACTCGCCAAGAACGATGTTTTCTCAGTTTATTACAAAAAATTGCTAAAGCGGCTTCACCAAAACGAGCCGGTCCTGTCAATGAGTGAGTCGCTTTCTAAGACCAAGCTAAATATGCAGAATGTGAACGTTTTTTAA
- a CDS encoding sugar-binding transcriptional regulator, protein MSKKTQKELNRLDEAARAGWMYYVGGKTQDEIAQTLKTSRQSAQRLVALSMSEGLVKVRLEHPIARCMELAQGVKEKFGLSICEVVPNVDDDPNSTQGLGQAGATVIERVLKIDTPQTVAFGTGRVLRACANELSILNCPQHKIVSLVGNIANNGEATRYDVAVHVADRVKAQHFPMPIPVIASSKAEREIWQQQKHISRIHALAQNADISFVGIGNLGDSSPLFKDGFIDDHQLTTLTDSGACGEIISWVFNEEGIIIKCGINERVTSFKLDTAPEKPTIGVAAGDNKFKAIRGALRSKFINGLITTERTATALIYDQPS, encoded by the coding sequence ATGAGTAAAAAAACACAAAAAGAACTCAACAGACTAGATGAAGCTGCGCGAGCTGGGTGGATGTATTATGTGGGTGGAAAGACCCAAGATGAAATTGCGCAAACGCTTAAAACATCACGCCAAAGTGCTCAACGTCTTGTCGCATTATCAATGTCTGAAGGTTTGGTAAAGGTGCGTTTGGAGCACCCGATAGCTAGGTGCATGGAGTTAGCACAGGGTGTAAAAGAGAAATTTGGGTTGTCGATTTGCGAAGTAGTCCCCAACGTTGACGACGATCCCAATTCTACGCAAGGGCTCGGTCAGGCAGGTGCAACTGTTATAGAGCGCGTACTGAAAATTGATACGCCGCAGACGGTTGCTTTTGGAACAGGACGAGTGCTTCGTGCATGTGCCAATGAATTGTCTATCCTTAACTGTCCTCAGCATAAGATAGTGTCTTTAGTCGGCAATATAGCCAACAATGGAGAGGCTACGCGATATGATGTGGCTGTTCACGTCGCCGATCGCGTAAAAGCACAACACTTTCCAATGCCTATCCCTGTCATTGCATCATCAAAAGCAGAACGTGAAATATGGCAACAACAGAAACATATCTCTCGTATTCACGCGCTGGCACAAAACGCAGATATTAGCTTTGTTGGCATTGGCAATTTGGGAGACTCATCCCCCCTTTTTAAAGACGGTTTCATTGATGACCACCAACTAACTACACTCACAGATTCTGGAGCTTGTGGCGAAATTATCAGTTGGGTATTCAATGAAGAAGGCATAATAATAAAGTGTGGTATCAATGAAAGAGTGACTAGCTTTAAGCTAGACACAGCGCCAGAAAAACCGACGATTGGCGTGGCGGCTGGTGATAACAAGTTTAAGGCAATAAGAGGCGCACTTCGCTCAAAATTCATAAACGGTCTGATTACCACAGAGCGCACGGCGACTGCTTTAATTTACGATCAGCCAAGTTAG
- a CDS encoding HAD family phosphatase, translating into MQTPYAKLVIFDCDGVLIDSEVLSMESWQEVLVRYDVSLSKQYFVEHFLGKSMEHVEWVVNRDFCLELTTSIKEDFQALLFEKFGNSLQKTRGITDVLAKLKARNIPYCVATSSSLERTMKALENTELLSYFHGRIFTRSLVENGKPAPDLFLYAAKTLNVKPEHCIVIEDSQPGLAAARAAKMPYFHYKGGTHLHNCTGNEFSSESNTLHSWNEFIPHISCLFDTRKTNE; encoded by the coding sequence TTGCAAACACCCTACGCGAAGCTTGTGATCTTTGATTGTGATGGTGTGCTTATTGACAGTGAAGTGCTGTCTATGGAGTCGTGGCAAGAAGTGTTAGTTCGTTACGATGTATCGTTATCAAAGCAATATTTTGTTGAGCATTTTCTTGGTAAAAGCATGGAACACGTAGAGTGGGTTGTGAATAGAGACTTCTGCCTTGAACTGACAACGTCCATCAAAGAGGATTTTCAAGCGCTACTTTTTGAAAAGTTCGGAAATTCCTTACAAAAAACGCGGGGGATTACCGATGTATTGGCGAAACTAAAAGCCCGAAACATTCCTTACTGCGTAGCGACCAGCAGTTCATTAGAAAGAACAATGAAAGCACTTGAAAACACAGAACTTCTTTCTTATTTTCATGGGCGTATATTCACACGTTCTTTGGTTGAAAATGGAAAACCAGCGCCCGATTTGTTTTTGTATGCAGCCAAAACACTAAATGTTAAACCTGAACACTGCATAGTCATTGAAGACTCTCAGCCAGGCTTGGCTGCCGCAAGAGCCGCTAAAATGCCTTACTTTCATTACAAAGGGGGCACGCATTTACACAACTGCACCGGCAATGAATTTTCATCTGAGAGCAACACGCTTCACTCATGGAATGAATTCATTCCTCACATTTCTTGCCTTTTTGATACGAGAAAGACAAATGAGTAA